The genomic stretch TGAAGAAAAATCCTTGAAATCTAAGATTATGAATAGTAAAAATAGTTTTTACATCATATATTCCTCTTTCCTTTAAATATATTGGTATAACAGCTGATTGCCAGTCATTACAATGAATAATATCAGGTTTAAAATTTGTAATATCCATAGTTTCAACAACTGCTTTAGAGAAAAATAAAAACCTTTCACAGTCATCAAATTCTCCATAAACATTAGCTCTTTTAAAATATCTTTCATTATCTACAAAATAGTAAATAACTCCTTCTAATTCAACTTCTTCAATTCCAACATATTCATTATGATGTGCAACCCAAATTTCCTTATGTCCTAAGTGTTTAGCATTTTTTAATAATTCACTTGAAATTTTACTATACTTAGGTAAAATAACTCTAATATCAACTTTTTCCTTTTGTACTAAGGCTTTTGGTAGAGAATAAGAAACATCTCCTAAGCCTCCTGTTTTAACAAATGGAAAAGCTTCTCCTGTTGCAAAAAGAACTTTCATTCCTTGCCCTCCATTTTTATTTATTTCTAATATAATCCATTAAGTCTTGATATTGTTTTGTATTCCATTTCATACTCTTTTCTATAACTAATGGATATTCTTTTGAAGCAGATAATTTTTCATTTTCATGAATAATATTATTTTTATCTACAATTACATTTTTTAAATGAGCCCCTGCTTTAATATGACAATCTTGTAAAATTACACAGTCTTCTAAAATTACATCTTTTTCTATGATAGCACCTCTTGAAAGTATACTGTTTTTAACTGTACCTTCAATGATACATCCATTAGAAACTAGTGAATTTTCTACATCAGCTGTTTCTTTAAAAAGAGTAGGTGGTGTATCTTTTACTTTTGTAAGTATTTTTCTACCAGATTTTATTCCAAAGACATCATCTCTTATTTCAGACTTCAATAAATTCATATTAAAATTAAAATATTCTCTTGTAGAATTTATACATTGTAGATATCCTTTAAATTCATAAGCATTTATATTTAAAGAAGGTAAATTTCTTGCAATTATTTCTGAAAGTACATTATATTTTCCTTCTTGTATACTATCAACGAGTAATTTTAACATTAGTTCTTTACTTAAAACAAAAGCATCTAATGAAATATTTTCTTCTTCTTTAAAGAATAAATTTTGTCCTATTCCAATAACACGATTATTTTCATCTATTTTTACAGAAGAACAGTGATTAAAATGCTCATTAGCTTTCTTAACTTTTTTATAAACCATTGTTATTTCTTTTCCAGAAGCCTCATGTTTTTCTATTAAATCACTTACATCTAAATTATAAACCATATGTGCATTTAAAACTACAATATTTTGTTGAGTACTTCTAAAAAAGTATTCCATATTTTTACTAATTCTTGCTTGATTTAGAGAAAAATTATCATCTAGCATTCTCTTAAAAATAAATATACCATCTTTTTTTCTTGCTAAATCCCATTCTGCTCCCATACCAATATGGTCAGTTAAAGAGTTTAATTCTTCATTTCCACAAAATAAACCAACATTTCTTATTCCTGCATTAACAACATTAGATAAAGCAAAGTCTATAATTCTATATGAACCTCCAACAGGAATAGATGCTAAGGCTCTAACCTTTGTTAAAGGACTTATATTTTCTCTACTATCACCTAAATAAATGATTGCCATATAACTTCTTATCATATCTCAAGCCTCCATTCTCATTATTTTACTAATGATTGACTATCTATAATCTTTTTCTCCCCTACAACAGCAATTTTTTCTCCATCACCAATAACTATATTATCTGCTATTTTTACATCATTTGCTATTATAGCTTTTTGAATAATTACATTATCCCCAATTTCAGTATCTGCCATAATTATAGAGTCTATAATTTTGGAATTTTTTCCTACTTTCACACCTGAGAATATAACAGAATGTTTTATCTCTCCTTCTACAAGGCAACCTTTATCTATCAATGTATTTTGAATCTTAGAACCTTTTTCAAAGTACGAAGGTGTATATATACCTTGTCTTGTATTTACCCTCCAAGATTTTTCAAATAAATCAAGTTCATTATCTTCTGATAATAAATCCATATGTGCATCCCAAAAACTTTGAATAGTTCCAACATCTCTCCAATATCCTTTAAAAGGATATGCAAACATCTTTTTCCCATCATTTAACATATTAGGAATTATATTTTTTCCAAAATCATTACTTGAATTAGGATCTTTTTCATCTTCATCCAAATATTTTTTTAATAGTTTCCAATTAAATATATATATACCCATTGAAGCTAGGTCACTTTTTGGTTCTTTTGGTTTTTCTTCAAACTCATAGATAGACATATCCTCTTTTGTATTCATAATTCCAAAACTTGGAGCATCTGACATTGGAACTTTAAAAACACCTATCGTAACATCTGCATTTTTTTGAATATGGAATTGTAACATCTTATCATAATTCATTTTATAGATATGATCACCTGATAAAATTAATACATATTCAGGGTTATATTCTTCTATAAATTTTATATTTTGATATATGGCATTAGCTGTTCCTTTATACCAACCTTTTTCATCATTCTTACTTGTATGAGGTTGTAATACTGTAACTCCACCATCCATTCTATCTAAATCCCAAGGAGAACCTCTACCAATATGATTATTTAATAGATGTGGTTCATATTGAGTTAAGACACCAACTGTGTCTATTCCAGAATTAGAGCAATTTGTTAAAGTAAAATCAATTATACGATATTTTCCCCCAAAAGCAACAGCAGGTTTTGCTATATCTTCTGTTAACTCTTTAAGACGAGTTCCTTGTCCTCCTGCTAGTATCATAGCAATAATTCTTTTTTTCTTCATTACCTAGCCCTCCTTATTTTTCCTTTTTATATTTTAAAAATATAGCTGAATTTCCAGCAATCTTTATTTCTATATGCTGTTCTTTATAGTTCCAAGATTTTTTAATTGTTTTATATATTCTTTTTTTACCTATATAAGAACCACCAAATTTTTTCTCGTTACTATCCAAAACAGTTATGAATTCCCCTTCTAATGGAACTCCAACAGGATACTTAGTATGTTCTGTTCCTGAGAAATTAAATACAACAATAATAAAATCTTCCATATTAGGAGTTTTTCTTAAAAAGATTAACATATTTTCATTTATATTTTCATGCTCTATCCACTCAAAA from Fusobacterium hwasookii encodes the following:
- the glgD gene encoding glucose-1-phosphate adenylyltransferase subunit GlgD; the protein is MIRSYMAIIYLGDSRENISPLTKVRALASIPVGGSYRIIDFALSNVVNAGIRNVGLFCGNEELNSLTDHIGMGAEWDLARKKDGIFIFKRMLDDNFSLNQARISKNMEYFFRSTQQNIVVLNAHMVYNLDVSDLIEKHEASGKEITMVYKKVKKANEHFNHCSSVKIDENNRVIGIGQNLFFKEEENISLDAFVLSKELMLKLLVDSIQEGKYNVLSEIIARNLPSLNINAYEFKGYLQCINSTREYFNFNMNLLKSEIRDDVFGIKSGRKILTKVKDTPPTLFKETADVENSLVSNGCIIEGTVKNSILSRGAIIEKDVILEDCVILQDCHIKAGAHLKNVIVDKNNIIHENEKLSASKEYPLVIEKSMKWNTKQYQDLMDYIRNK
- a CDS encoding glucose-1-phosphate adenylyltransferase yields the protein MKKKRIIAMILAGGQGTRLKELTEDIAKPAVAFGGKYRIIDFTLTNCSNSGIDTVGVLTQYEPHLLNNHIGRGSPWDLDRMDGGVTVLQPHTSKNDEKGWYKGTANAIYQNIKFIEEYNPEYVLILSGDHIYKMNYDKMLQFHIQKNADVTIGVFKVPMSDAPSFGIMNTKEDMSIYEFEEKPKEPKSDLASMGIYIFNWKLLKKYLDEDEKDPNSSNDFGKNIIPNMLNDGKKMFAYPFKGYWRDVGTIQSFWDAHMDLLSEDNELDLFEKSWRVNTRQGIYTPSYFEKGSKIQNTLIDKGCLVEGEIKHSVIFSGVKVGKNSKIIDSIIMADTEIGDNVIIQKAIIANDVKIADNIVIGDGEKIAVVGEKKIIDSQSLVK